In Alosa alosa isolate M-15738 ecotype Scorff River chromosome 23, AALO_Geno_1.1, whole genome shotgun sequence, a single window of DNA contains:
- the tmem182b gene encoding transmembrane protein 182 isoform X1 — protein sequence MMLDVTRFFAGFSGAVGTLFLLMAFSTDYWQLGTESCDLELPAPLLLLKADSPKTWLHGGMVTFYHEGLFWRCLFKGSVEEESLWIFLIGGHSTSRKICTHTYLFTTPIPDAAMATYSESAEVYRGLFIVVILLGTSMVMLAGFLSIGASSSARAALYRAAGGLFLTGGLLLLCVLVMHVVWFHGMSTLEQYVVQQGATLCPGFHLSVRYGPSFMMAPVGVFFCLLTGSLHLALARTVEKALIIHEGKCED from the exons ATGATGTTGGATGTGACGCGGTTCTTTGCGGGGTTCTCTGGGGCTGTCGGAACCCTGTTCCTTCTGATGGCCTTCAGTACAGACTACTGGCAGCTAGGCACGGAGTCATGTGACTTGGAGCTGCCTGCACCG CTTCTTCTACTGAAGGCAGACTCACCTAAGACCTGGCTACATGGAGGGATGGTGACGTTCTACCACGAGGGACTGTTCTGGAGGTGCCTCTTTAAGGGGAGCGTTGAGGAAGAATCGCTTTGGATATTCTTGATAG GTGGCCATTCAACATCTAGAAAGATTTGCACTCACACATATCTGTTCACCACACCGATTCCtgatgctgccatggcaacttACTCTGAGTCAGCTGAAG TCTACAGGGGGCTGTTTATTGTGGTCATTCTGCTGGGTACCAGCATGGTCATGCTGGCTGGGTTCCTCAGCATCGGAGCCAGCTCATCAGCCAGAGCTGCACTCTACAGGGCTGCAGGGGGACTCTTCCTCACTGGTG gcctgctgctgttgtgtgtcCTGGTGATGCACGTGGTTTGGTTCCATGGGATGAGCACGTTAGAGCAGTACGTTGTCCAGCAGGGGGCGACACTGTGCCCAGGGTTCCATCTGAGCGTGCGTTACGGCCCGTCCTTCATGATGGCTCCCGTTGGTGTGTTTTTCTGCCTACTCACCGGGTCACTACATCTGGCCTTAGCAAGAACTGTGGAAAAAGCGCTGATTATTCATGAGGGCAAATGTGAAGACTGA
- the tmem182b gene encoding transmembrane protein 182 isoform X2, with protein sequence MMLDVTRFFAGFSGAVGTLFLLMAFSTDYWQLGTESCDLELPAPADSPKTWLHGGMVTFYHEGLFWRCLFKGSVEEESLWIFLIGGHSTSRKICTHTYLFTTPIPDAAMATYSESAEVYRGLFIVVILLGTSMVMLAGFLSIGASSSARAALYRAAGGLFLTGGLLLLCVLVMHVVWFHGMSTLEQYVVQQGATLCPGFHLSVRYGPSFMMAPVGVFFCLLTGSLHLALARTVEKALIIHEGKCED encoded by the exons ATGATGTTGGATGTGACGCGGTTCTTTGCGGGGTTCTCTGGGGCTGTCGGAACCCTGTTCCTTCTGATGGCCTTCAGTACAGACTACTGGCAGCTAGGCACGGAGTCATGTGACTTGGAGCTGCCTGCACCG GCAGACTCACCTAAGACCTGGCTACATGGAGGGATGGTGACGTTCTACCACGAGGGACTGTTCTGGAGGTGCCTCTTTAAGGGGAGCGTTGAGGAAGAATCGCTTTGGATATTCTTGATAG GTGGCCATTCAACATCTAGAAAGATTTGCACTCACACATATCTGTTCACCACACCGATTCCtgatgctgccatggcaacttACTCTGAGTCAGCTGAAG TCTACAGGGGGCTGTTTATTGTGGTCATTCTGCTGGGTACCAGCATGGTCATGCTGGCTGGGTTCCTCAGCATCGGAGCCAGCTCATCAGCCAGAGCTGCACTCTACAGGGCTGCAGGGGGACTCTTCCTCACTGGTG gcctgctgctgttgtgtgtcCTGGTGATGCACGTGGTTTGGTTCCATGGGATGAGCACGTTAGAGCAGTACGTTGTCCAGCAGGGGGCGACACTGTGCCCAGGGTTCCATCTGAGCGTGCGTTACGGCCCGTCCTTCATGATGGCTCCCGTTGGTGTGTTTTTCTGCCTACTCACCGGGTCACTACATCTGGCCTTAGCAAGAACTGTGGAAAAAGCGCTGATTATTCATGAGGGCAAATGTGAAGACTGA